The following proteins are co-located in the Dyadobacter chenwenxiniae genome:
- a CDS encoding single-stranded DNA-binding protein yields the protein MNSVKLIGNVGREINVKEFDGGRAVTFSLATDENYINKNKEEVKSTSWHSIIAWGPLAQRCETMLEKGKMISVEGKLSYRQYVNKENQTVRMVEIVAFKIEEIARTQEANA from the coding sequence ATGAATTCAGTGAAACTAATCGGAAATGTAGGCCGCGAAATCAATGTGAAGGAATTTGATGGCGGCAGGGCAGTGACGTTTTCGCTTGCTACGGACGAAAACTATATTAACAAAAATAAAGAGGAGGTTAAATCTACATCCTGGCACTCGATCATTGCCTGGGGACCGCTGGCGCAGCGTTGTGAGACAATGCTTGAAAAAGGTAAAATGATTTCTGTTGAAGGCAAGCTGAGTTATCGTCAGTATGTGAATAAGGAAAATCAGACGGTCAGGATGGTGGAAATCGTCGCTTTTAAAATCGAGGAAATTGCCCGGACGCAAGAAGCCAATGCGTAA